From Vicinamibacterales bacterium:
CCACAAACTGTCGGATTATATTGTTTACTATAATTCCCAAAGACCCCATCACTCACTAAACTTAAAAAGTCCATTACAGTATTTTATGGATGAAGGGGGTATGTCGCAAATGTCCTTGACTTATACATATTATTGACAATTAACAAGAAGAAGATCTAAAATCAGACCATGACTTTTGAAGCAATGCGTCCTTTTTTCCCTGACCCAGATGACCCTACAGATTTCACACAAAACACAGTAAACACAGGAAGAAAAAGATATAAAAATGGAATTAAGATGCAAAAATCACCATTAACTAGACAAAGAGGATTAAAACTCAAAGAATTTGGCTTAGTGGCTATGACGAGAGGTTTAATAAAACAAAATCCCCCAAGACAATCAAGAGAAGAATTCTAAAAAGCATAATTATCCATAAAAACAGAGTGCCTAAGTCTTGGTATTAAGAAGCTTTAAAAATTGATTTGCAGTTATTATTTTAATTCCATTTATTTTACCCCTTAAGACATGTAGGTCGTCATCTCCAGAAACTATATAAATAGGACTTTTGGTGTAAATAGCTAAAGCTATAGAAATTAATTCATCATCATCTGAATCTCTACAAATCTTTACCTTTTCTGGAGCATATACAAACTTACCCAATGCAACTATAGAAGTGATAAAATTTTGAATTTTTACTTTCGTAAAATTATATTTATTAAAGATTCGTGGGTAATTTAAGACCTTATTTAATTCTTGTAAAGTTTTATCACTATATAATAATTCAAATTTGCGTTCCATAAACGCTTTATAAATTAAATAATCGCTACCATTTTCTGTAATATTGGCACGAATCAAAACATTAGTATCAATTACTCCTTGGAGCGTGTTTTTTGGCATACTCTATATCCCTATTTATCTCTTCATCTGTAAAATGTTTATTTTTCTCGTGCATTTCATCCAACATGGCAAACATTTCATTTTTAAGTAATTCTTTTTCTAAATTTGCAAGCCGTTTATATTCTTCAAATGATAAAATAACAGCCTCTGCAACACTATCACGAAGGACAACAGTTGGATTTTTAGGCACAAGATTATCTAAAATATGTTTAAAATTCCTTTGTATATCTGTAACTGTCACCATTTGTGTATTCATAGTATATACATACTACAATACATACTGTAGTATGTCAAGTCCTTTTCAGCCACAAAAAACAGAGTACCTAAGTCTTGGCGATGACTTATTTTCGCGGCAAGTTGCCCTGCAACTATCGTCAGCGCTATGGCGTTTTACTTCTAAGTTCGGAATGGAATTAGGTAGTTCCACCACGCTCAAATCACCAAGACTTAAGTACCCTGACAACTGAAGGATATTTTGTTTTCGTTAATATTACAACCTACACTTTATATGTACTGTTGCAAGGTTTTCCTTCGACCAATCCGTAAAAATAAGCTTAATGCCTTACGGCACTTCCACTTTTTCCCGGTTATACCCGATATTCTTTCGGGGGTCTTCATCCCTTTCGGGAAACGAGTTCTAATCTTTAGGTGAGCTTCCCGCTTAGATGCTTTCAGCGGTTATCTCTTAGGAATATAGCTACCCGGCGCTGCGACTGATGTCACAACCGGCACACCAGGGATTCCCCCCTCCTGGTCCTCTCGTACTGAGGAGAGCTCCTATCAAAACTCGAACGATCCCACTGGATAGAGTCCGAACTGTCTCACGACGTTCTGACATACAATTCTTCTGTTACTAGAAGGTATGGACTATATCATATCCCGTTCAAACGGGACCTGGCGTATTACCAGCCTATAAAGGCCGGTCTAAGGAAAAATTCCTTAAGTCTCTACGGGGTTACAAAGAAATTTTATATTGAAATTGAGGCAAAATATAATCTTTAATCAAGTCTCTAAAAGTTAAGAAACTTCCTGCAATTATATAAAGCCTATGCAACCTCTTACCATTCCACAAACCAGCTGAGGATATTCTTGCAACTATATTAAAATTTTTCTTTAATACATGTATAAGTTTTTTCTGGTCTTTCAGCGAAAAACTCTGTGTATGCAAAAATGCTCCTTTACCGTATGGTTTACGACTTCCGTCGTCCATGTACCACACTGCTAGTGCTAATGGTGAAGTTAGAATTGAATCAATTATTTTAGGTATTACTTTTTTCCCTTTCGGATAAAAAATATGATAATACCTTGTTATTAAAGGGTGGCTAATCGTGCTAAACCTCCAAGAAACAAGATACATATCTCGATTCTTGTAGTAAATTCTTTTCTCTTCTCTAGGTTTAGTTAAAACCCAGTTTTGAAATACTTTATATTTCCAGAAAACATAATCAACCTGTTTCTCAGAATGAGAGAAAGTTAAAAATGCCTCCTTTTGAAGAATTCTAATATTAGCATCTCCTAATACCGAACCAATTAATACTTCTTCTTGAATTTTGTTTAAAATCAACAAAGTTTTGTACTTAATCAACTCTTTTCCAACTAAATTCTTTGAACTTCCCACGGTATTACCCTTAATTTAGAATAAACCGAAGTTTATCCAAAATCAATAGGGTTTCACCGTTATAAGCCAATTTTGTAACTCTGGTGATTACTCCTCCAGAGGGGCTCAAGCGCTTAATCGCGCTAACCCAGCTCGCGTATCACTTTAATGGGCGAACAGACCAACCCTTGGGACCTTCTTCAGCCCCAGGATGTGATGAGCCGACATCGCAAAAAATCATATTACTTACGTAATAGCTTGACTATACCTTCATCCAATTAACAATTTATGGATGTTGACGTGTTATGGAATACTTCCATCTGTTCCATCAAGAGGAACAAGTCGATACGGGGTTATATTGAAACTAGATAATTAGATTATCATTAATTGTTTTTATTTCAATAAACTTCCCACGGTATTAACCTTATTTATTATGTAAGGTATTCACCGTTATGAGTCAATAATTCTGATTTGA
This genomic window contains:
- a CDS encoding putative toxin-antitoxin system toxin component, PIN family, which translates into the protein MPKNTLQGVIDTNVLIRANITENGSDYLIYKAFMERKFELLYSDKTLQELNKVLNYPRIFNKYNFTKVKIQNFITSIVALGKFVYAPEKVKICRDSDDDELISIALAIYTKSPIYIVSGDDDLHVLRGKINGIKIITANQFLKLLNTKT
- a CDS encoding LAGLIDADG endonuclease, with protein sequence MGSSKNLVGKELIKYKTLLILNKIQEEVLIGSVLGDANIRILQKEAFLTFSHSEKQVDYVFWKYKVFQNWVLTKPREEKRIYYKNRDMYLVSWRFSTISHPLITRYYHIFYPKGKKVIPKIIDSILTSPLALAVWYMDDGSRKPYGKGAFLHTQSFSLKDQKKLIHVLKKNFNIVARISSAGLWNGKRLHRLYIIAGSFLTFRDLIKDYILPQFQYKISL